agatgaaaacAAGTCTCGAATATTAAAAGCATTTTCTGCACTGTTCATTCCGTTTTCTAGTAGGATAGGTTGCAGGAAACCATTCTCGTTGCGGTGTATTGGTTGCTGCATCTCATGTTGATTTAGATACTCTATTTCATAACTtcgcataatattatgtaaaatacatGTCGCTAGTATCAATGTGTCAACGTGTATCGGGTTCATATTAATACTTTTGTTATAAATGCCAAATTTCTGGTACAATATTCCAAACGCATCTTCCACAACTTTGCGTGCTCGTGATAAACGTTCATTGAATGTAGTTTGTGCTTCAGATAAGCCACGACAACGAGGGTATGGCCTCATTAAATTTTTCATTAGAGGAAACGCCTCATCTCCTATGAAAACATGTGGTATATCTCTGTTACTTCCAGGTAGTGGTTTATCGTTTGGAATATGTAATGAATTACTTTCAAGACGTCTCGCTAATTTCGAAGATGCAAATATTCCACCGTCACTATTTCTACCAAAAGCACCTATATCAACTATTATAAATCTATATTTATCATCAACCACAGCCATTAGTACAACAGAAAagtgttttttataattaaaatacagcGAACCACTATTAGCAGGTGCTATGATGTTGACATGCTTCCCATCTATAGCGCCGATGCAATTTGGAAAATTCCATCTGTCTTGAAATCCTTCAGCTATACTTTTCCACCGCTCTTCAATTGGTGTTGGAATGAAAATTCCCATTAATTTGTTTATGATTGCGTTACATACTTCTTGTATAATTGATCGGATTGTTGATTCGCCTAATCTAAAGCTTGAACTCAACGTCCTTGCCGAACTTCCCGTGATCATGTATCTGAAACAAAGCTTCTCTATTAATATTCCTAAGCAAAAATAAAGACACCTTAGCACACAGACATCTTCAAttcgattttttctttttcagaatcGGAGTGCAAGAAAACCTGGGCAAACTTAAGAGAAAGCTATAGAAGGGCAGTTGTTAAGAAACGCACAAAAAGTGGTCAGGCTGCTACCACATCAAAAAAATGGCAATTTGAAGAAGAGATGTCTTTTTTGTTGCCGCATAtgaaacaaagaaaaacaatttcatCATTAACGGAAGATGACAGTGAAGTTGACGAAAATGTTGATGTTAACGAATTGTTGTCAAATCACGATGATTCTTCTATGTCACTGAATGAAGAACTTAATATCACCAACCGACCAGAATCTTCTGCAACAAATACGTCAGCAAACTCTCCTTTGTTTCCGAATATACCTAAAAGAAAGCGATTGAAAGGGACCCAAGAATGTACCTCAGCATCAGCTCAACTTTTACAATATTTACTTAAAGAAAAAGAGGCAAAAAAGGATGACGAGATTGACCAGTTTTTTTCGAGCATTGCAACAacagtaaaaaaattaaatcgttACAGCCAATCTGTTCTGAAGTCTAGAATATTCAACATGGTgtctgaatttgaattacaaGAAATCCAGGAACAAACAAATTTCTATGCTGGTGCTTCACGATACAATACTGATATTGAAAGTCCTTCGATTTATAACACCCACAATATAGGACCTTCGGGTTATAACACCGACAATACAGGACCTTCGGGTTATAACACCCACAATATAAGATCTTCGAATTATAACCTCCATAATGCAGGCCCTTCGGGCTATAATACCCGCACTGCAGGATCTTCAGATTATAATATCCATAATGCAGGCCCTTCCGACTCTAATACCCCCATGAATGCAGAGCTTTCAGGCAATAATCCTCCAGTTTTAGAAGAATCGATATTGAACAGTGAATTGCCTAATGCTAAACAGAATAATGATTCCTAAGATTAATATGTGCTAGAATACTGTTTCTGTATTAATTTTGAGTTAACATTGGAAGCGATAAATGGAAATAAGAGACTGATTGTTactaattttttaaaataaatatgtactgatttacaagaaaaaaatatctttcacTTACCTTAACGTGACGGCAATTTTTTCTATTGGTGTTATGGCTTGTCTGAATTTCGTATTCTTCTTTGTTATGTCTTTTTCAATAAATGATAATATGTAGTCAAATAAATACCGATTCATATGAAAGTAAATGTAGAACTTTTCTTCGTCATCTAATAGGTGTCTCTGGATCTGCCAAAATTCTCCTTCTGCACGCCTTGCTTTCAGCATTTTATGTACCCAAAATCTTCGACTGTTATTTCTTGCGCTTCTCTCTTCATCCTCAAGTGCAATAGCAATAATTGCTAGCTCGCGGGTTGTAAATCGGGACATAGTAAAAAATACGTGTTGCTTCAATGGAAACCGATCGCGAACTGTGTTTATCGCGAGAAGCGAAAGCGGTCGGCGGGTGGACAGCTGGCTGTCTGCTAGTTGTCGCCGCGTGGACTGCTGGGTGCCTGCTAGCTGCCGACGCGTCGACTGCGAGCAGTCGTCTTAGTTTAGGGCGGTGTTGGGTGGGAGCGGTGATAGAGCAGAGTCGTGTAAGTGGGCTATGACCTTAAGggttcttctttttcttttgaggttcggaaccctaaaaataagaAAGTACCAACCCTACaaggtacctaggtacctacttgaataGCTAAACTCGCCCCTAAAATTAATGTTTCTTAATTGGCAACATTGTCTGCAAAATGTGTAATAAAAACACCAAATTGCACGGATGAAGACCGAATGAACATTCACAAAAAGTCCAATATAACGTTACTCGACACAAAAATGGGATcgttatagtattttatgcaacagttgtataagaagggtcaaaaaatgcgagtggcgtgagttgcgatgtgagccttggcgaacatcgcaataagagacgccacgagcattttttgacctagttatacaacgttgcatacaatactttttctacgacgacgtaattttaaatgaaataaaaattatacaaagaaaaattttatttataaaaatgaagatgtaaattttgaatggtattgtgtgatatggtaatcaatagttcttcatccatttttcctttttattttatactttttagtgttttgaaacgaaacacaaaaattttccaatttattttccaacgcgcgggaaaatggcggcaaatgtatacttttttttatagtatatctatggcaccaaacaaagtaaaggtgccagtttccaggtcaaaaaaaaaaaaaacaacaacaatgcttttttggcgacattatagtacagttacactttgtaaacaatgcttttataggccatagagcgtacactttttcaaagagtttaattatgtatgtacttatattagactttttggttatttaaatgccagattaaagtagaggagtagaaaaaagacTTTAAACAAGTACGTCCCCTTTTAATTGAGATCGGATCTCAATTGGCTTCGTTTAGAGTTGAAATTTAATTAGCATCGTTATACACCATCCAGCTATCACACGCTGCATTCGAGGAAacgaataatgttttttttctttcctgTTTTAAAATGAAAAGCTTTTTAAAAGCGTTCTAAAGTAATTGATGTTGGAAGACCTATCATTTCTTAAGTTCTGatagattttataataatatacttataagaATATAAggatataataaggaataataatacttcgtatagaacggcaactctccgctccccaccagcggctgacctaggtttacttcaccccccattggtcttgtagcagagtacaaactctgcacatactagcctttcgttctgaccgtcaatcatattaaattacgaaattctcattccattccgcatttcctttcattttacactgactcattgcatccccgacctaacaacataaatattattatactgtttagatcTGGCCGTGCCCTCTGATTCTCGATTTGTAtgtgaagtgttattaataaactatataatatattatattccttTGGAAGgcctgtcataggatgggtgaccacaaaaaagttttcatctcttcgtgcttcggaaggcacgttagtcgttggtcccggctgcattagcagtcgttaataatcatcaatcggcactgggcccgcgtgatggtttaaggcctgatctccctatccatccatagggaaggcccgtgccccagcagtggggacgttaatgggctaatgatgatgatgactgtttaGCCCTGGCCGTGCTCTATATATTGCTGCTTGCTGCTTGCCTGTAATTTGTTatcgtcatcaccaatcatccctctactctgccggcacgtcgggataccatcctcaccaGCCATCGTGCCGCAGTCTTACTGTAATCTTAAAacgtcacacacgcagatgcgAGTGTACGACGTCAATgaatagtgtctgtgtaaaacgaggtgtttagtATGAAATGTCAGGGGTGTTCTGTAAGTACATTCGATGACTATTAAATAACGTTGTTCTCTCGATAGATTATTATTTTCGCATACGAGAACTGTTATAATGTTATCTATTACATTAATATGCGAAAATAGAAAAGCGCCAGTAACAAAGGTAAGTTTGAGTGTCCGTTTCCTAACCACTAGATGGCGGTGTTAATAGGTTAGGTGTTATTGataatgaaatttatttatgattttttataattttcactTTTGGCATAATTTaatgaataacataacaaatatttttattgtacacacaagaacaacagaaaaacaaaacaaaagaggaaTGGAAACGGtacaataagcggccttattgtttAGTAGCAATCTCATCCATCGCAATCGCGTCTTCATCGAAGAAACTTCATCTAACCATCATCTATTTAGCAAGACCTAACAAGAAGATGTTTAAGCAGAGTAAACCTTGCATTCAGTTGTATAAACAGCTCTTCGCAGCTGCACGGAATTGCATTAGGTCAGATGAGAAGTAACGAGTAGGTACAGTGGAGTTTTCCGATCTTTCGCGCGCCGACAACCGGTCCCTAATGTAATGTGGGGAGCAAACATAAGCTACTCGATGAGCAACGTGCTGGGAACCAAAGTGTCGTAACtcactttttttataaatggtaCTGgatatcaataataaataaggttcatcatatccagcttacgacatcgtatcaacagtggctgcaagttgtctttgattacttgtggctctgcccaccccattagggattacgggcgtgagtttatgtatgtatgtatgtatcaatggCACTGATACTATATGCCAGTGCCCTGCAGAGGGAAGTACCTATATTGGCTGTTTAATATAGTGTACTTAATTTACAACCAGCAACATCACAATGACATCATCGTCACAATCACAtcgaaataataaaaagaaaaaacaaaattacattaattataaaaaaaacaattaagatggtacttgaaaaaaaaaacaatttaattcgaaaattcatatttaaaataaaaaaataaaaataatgttatttttctccagtattttaAAATATCGAAATATTTACAACTCAGTACGATACATACACGACGAGCGAGAATGTATTATGAAACCTCCTTGGATTTAAGTGTGAATAGGCAACTCTAAAAAACAAGTGTGCAACTGTATCGAAAAGCAATAGATGAGATtcgcacaggaccggaaaggatggcgtgaaagagaggaggcctatacccagcagtgggtggatacagactgagtagatagataggcAACTGTATTAATTCATACTCCACTGAAGTACCTACTAAAAATGTTAAAGCAAAAGTTTACCTTTTTACGGCAAAATCTCTGGACCGCTGCTCTGGAACGTGAAAATGTTGACACATAGACAAGTCAAAACCCAAAGACAGACTGTGAAAACTGAAGTCCCACATAAGATCGTCAAAATATCACAAATTAcacttatacaaaaaaaaaacatctacaaaAATAACAGAAACGAACTTACAGCGCTTTGCGTCCTGCAGCCGCTGTATTCACCTCTAGCAACACAGCTTGGGGTGACTTAAGTCTGTGCAACCCTCCTTAATGAAATGAAGACGTTCAGTGTTGCCAGCTTACAAGCCAGTCTTGTTCCAGACATCTGGATTCACGACTCGCTTCACTACTAATTTGAAACATGACTATTTGAATatctttgaataaaaaataacattgttaATGTCGAGAAAGATTTTAGTACCCATTTGTTTGTGAAAAGCTTAGTATCTCCTtcgacacatacatacatatactcacgcccgtaatccctaatagggtaggcagagaaataaataatcataagcCAATTTACAGCCACTTCTGACATGAAGTTTCAGGATGAAAGTGATTCTTGTTCTCGTtgagttgtgagatcaatgactgacctcttcaaccgtggtgtcagggttactactgagccgccaaaggcccctgacatggctcatgtaacgaccactaacttacatcagtaagtagtaaccgggaccaacagcttaacgtgccatccgaagcacggatcatctttcgtacaatcaggtgatcagctccgtcctataaccaaactagggatcacaaagtgatttttcgtgatgtgtccctatcgggatttgaacccgggaccttcggatcgtgagcccaacgctcagacCACTGGACTACTGAGGCCGTTTTCATCGTTAtcaacgactacatactcactTAGGTAAATTGTAGCCAGGAACGACTGCTCAGCGTGCTGTCCTAAGCAGTTATCATCACTTTACTCCAAGTTACCATAATGGAGTCTGTGCAATTAATTTTGATCGCCTGAAAGAAGTTTCTGTACAGCAATAAGATCGCGTATTGTGTTGTTCTGTCGTGTGTATTTAAATTGAGTTCATTATATTTGACTCATTTTAAGCTGCAGTCGCTGCGCTTACGAGACGTTTATTGTAGCAGACATGTTCACGAGTTCCTCTCCTGATTTTGGCGGTAGACAGCGGCAGGATCCAGGATTTTAGTTTGGTGGGGTCATTAGCCTACATACATTTAAAATACTACcccgatcttcttcttatcgtgtgggttgtcaggtggaataccaacctcatcaaccctaccccgatattttttttttattttaatacctatcaGCATTATCTCCCCGTTTTGAGAGGGTCCGCgactatctgaccttccaagtcTTCGAACCTggaaagggaaaaccagcccaatacatgttagatTTAATAACCagaactgctgggcacaggcgtccacTCAATCAAgtagagggggtatggagcatactccaccacgctaatAATGAGCACTACCGgatggtggaagtgtttttcggctaatagccgggaccaacggcttaacgtgctctccgaagcaatCAGGTGAtgtaagcctgcaatgtctttaccaaacaaaggacatagtctcacaaagttattacgataatgtccccattgagtatcgaacccggacctccagatcatgagcccgaCGGTCTTACCACTAGACAATGGAGGCTGTTAGAAGTAGGTATGTTGAATTCGTCCACCCTGGATAAACCCTGGATCCGTTACTGGAGGCAGACGTGAAAATGTGCTGCGGTAATTAGAACGTCTCGAGATAAGCTAATTTGTCGTCGTAGGCCTTGTGTTACATGATATTACCGTCCTTAAGCATTGCTACAATACATGTTGTGGCAGAGTATACAAGGTGGAGCTTTGGGTCGTAAACAGTATttacttcttctttttctaatcCCTCTTGGAGATATCATCtcatctttatttcctctacaaaaatacatggtaatatttgtagaggctggagcctaaactagaaTACCTACCCTGTTTTTTGACTCCAGGCCTCCATCCAGAAAGTTatggtcaagagaaaataagaaaataaaataaagttgaaaGTAACCTGGAAACCGCGTCATACcaattacctatgatccaaatatgaattcaaacacaCGTTGACGTGCAAACAAGTGCGTTCTGTGTTTTTATTCGCACCCAGTCCTGCAGAAGGAAGGATTTTATGTTGTTCTCAGATCACAAGTTAAACGACCACGTCTTGCCTCAATTCGTATAACCAGACACGTTTTATATGCAACAGCAATAAACAGAAAGATGTAAAAATAGCTGCAGAATTTCCAGTGGCCTCGTAACCTTTCCTCACGACACGATTGGCACGTGTAAATGTGCCAGTATCAGACCAAAGACATGTTACAAAAAGTTTGCAGTTTGAGCATTTCTTATGACGTCATTACGCATTGTATTACCAAAGACGCGTACAGGGTCTAGACCCTATACTGAAATCGTCTTTTGTTTTAACATCGCATGGTGAGGAGGCTAGTTACCTACGTTTGTATGCAAGATAATCCCGTTGCCTTGGTAACGGCCGCTGCCAGAGCAAGGAGCTATGGGAGATTTCCgttgcataatttttacctctCCTTCTTGCTCGGAGCTCCGGTAATTCCATTTTTGTTGggaaatattttgaaaatatacatttttaaaaccAGGTAAAAGTggtataaataaactttattaaacTAAATAGAATTCTATAAGGTTATgtataacatagaataaggaaaaatactacgtatagaacggcaactctccgctccccaccagcagctgagctaggtttacctcacctcagacgtgtgtgtgacgtctgaggtgaggtaaacctagctcagacgtcacacacacacatgcgcgtgtatgataacatcaatgtgtagagtctgtgtaaaacaaggttttttgtatgaagtgtctggggtgtggccATATTATgcagcaaacctacaataagtcacgtccgtacttcagaaggcacgttaagccgttagtctcggttactatttattaatgtaagtgagtaatcgttacatgagccatgtcagagtgGCTGCTATtctatctcacaacccacacgataaaaagaagaagagtcATGCTAAAATAAAACTCACAGCGACATTTCcacaacttaattattttttacacttTCGATATCAAACTCCAACACGTTTTGTAAGAACAAAATTTACCAACCAAAACATCAACTGAATCCAAAGCCATCAAAGTCTTACCTGACGATAGGAttccgttttaaaattaacacagtTTAATCCCCTACGGTGATCGATTCCCTGCAACATGGTTACGAGGAAATTGTCATTTTGAATTAGGAAATAATCTTATTAAAACAGTACCTTGCGTGGGGTGATTGATGTGAGCTCATTTTGAGCGCCGTGATTGGAATTTAGCAGCTCGTGATTGTCTagggataataataattattaagatgTTCCTACACCACACACATACGCACGTAAAGTCGCacgctcgcacgcacgcacacacgaaGGTTCACAGGAAGAAAAagctatgttttttattacttatttggaccaaaaatttaacatttttacaaATAACATCCTCTCGCCAAACTGACATCAGTTTGTTGGCAAGTACGCGCGAGTGTGTGGTTGATAAGTTctgaaaaatgaaattagattTCAGTCCCTATTTTTTTACacttacataaaaaacataGGCCTTATACACACTGCGACTTTTTGGAGCTATACTATCGCAATAAAGTCGTGATACAGTCGTTTCTAAAACCAGTAATACAAGCGCGATGCAGTAGGGATACAGCATCGCAACTGTATTGTTTTAAGGTGACGCATGCGTGTGTC
The genomic region above belongs to Pectinophora gossypiella chromosome 4, ilPecGoss1.1, whole genome shotgun sequence and contains:
- the LOC126366287 gene encoding uncharacterized protein LOC126366287, with translation MSRFTTRELAIIAIALEDEERSARNNSRRFWVHKMLKARRAEGEFWQIQRHLLDDEEKFYIYFHMNRYLFDYILSFIEKDITKKNTKFRQAITPIEKIAVTLRYMITGSSARTLSSSFRLGESTIRSIIQEVCNAIINKLMGIFIPTPIEERWKSIAEGFQDRWNFPNCIGAIDGKHVNIIAPANSGSLYFNYKKHFSVVLMAVVDDKYRFIIVDIGAFGRNSDGGIFASSKLARRLESNSLHIPNDKPLPGSNRDIPHVFIGDEAFPLMKNLMRPYPRCRGLSEAQTTFNERLSRARKVVEDAFGILYQKFGIYNKSINMNPIHVDTLILATCILHNIMRSYEIEYLNQHEMQQPIHRNENGFLQPILLENGMNSAENAFNIRDLFSSYFQSPEGQVPWLHQNI
- the LOC126366304 gene encoding transcription factor Adf-1-like, which codes for MNKEKLIEEVRRYPYLYDASDAKYADSVKRDQTWKSIARTLSSTESECKKTWANLRESYRRAVVKKRTKSGQAATTSKKWQFEEEMSFLLPHMKQRKTISSLTEDDSEVDENVDVNELLSNHDDSSMSLNEELNITNRPESSATNTSANSPLFPNIPKRKRLKGTQECTSASAQLLQYLLKEKEAKKDDEIDQFFSSIATTVKKLNRYSQSVLKSRIFNMVSEFELQEIQEQTNFYAGASRYNTDIESPSIYNTHNIGPSGYNTDNTGPSGYNTHNIRSSNYNLHNAGPSGYNTRTAGSSDYNIHNAGPSDSNTPMNAELSGNNPPVLEESILNSELPNAKQNNDS